A genomic segment from Aegilops tauschii subsp. strangulata cultivar AL8/78 chromosome 1, Aet v6.0, whole genome shotgun sequence encodes:
- the LOC141027095 gene encoding uncharacterized protein, with amino-acid sequence MAKASWSNSPPSAKHHHGEASGKEPMVVDDDVPVPGQKLDYTVPLKVDTHLKEPLDVICTSNPDEANKRIREIRKRLGGMLPRSIGVDVEYTSEDEPPQMAAVLHLCVEDLCLVYHITAATKWPKELRPLLQEKELYTFVGFCIGGDKEKLKLSGLEINPDKFVDMQRQWRVPNNGKR; translated from the exons ATGGCGAAGGCATCGTGGAGCAACTCCCCTCCGTCTGCCAAGCATCACCATGGTGAGGCGTCTGGCAAGGAGCCGATGGTGGTCGACGACGACGTTCCGGTCCCCGGTCAGAAGCTGGACTACACCGTGCCGCTCAAGGTTGATACCCACCTGAAGGAGCCGCTGGATGTCATATGCACCAGCAATCCAGACGAAGCCAACAAGAGGATTCGCGAGATCAGGAAGAGGCTCGGCGGCATGCTTCCTCGGTCGATCGGCGTTGATGTCGAGTATACCAGCGAAGACGAACCTCCGCAAATGGCTGCAGTTCTGCATTTATGCGTGGAGGATCTCTGCCTGGTATACCACATCACCGCGGCAACCAAATG GCCAAAGGAACTCCGCCCGCTCCTGCAGGAGAAGGAGCTGTACACCTTTGTTGGCTTTTGCATTGGAGGTGacaaggagaagctgaagttgtCTGGTTTGGAGATCAACCCCGACAAGTTCGTCGACATGCAGCGCCAATGGAGAGTTCCAAACAATGGAAAGAGGTAG